In Microbacterium pumilum, the following proteins share a genomic window:
- a CDS encoding ATP-dependent helicase, with amino-acid sequence MTDAQTPIIVGRDRGPQPSLGAGSTAPAAGPRPDEDLLAGLNQPQREAVTYRGQALLIVAGAGSGKTSVLTRRIASLLRNKEAWPSQILAITFTNKAAGEMRERVQQLVGDSSQGMWISTFHSACVRILRREAEQFGFTRSFTIYDSGDSRALIKRLVKEHEADAYGLTPAATQGRISKLKNELADAESYARQANMSDPAERVFVDVFNDYQRELQRANAFDFDDLIGQTVYLFRAFPQVADVYRRRFRHILVDEYQDTNHAQYALIHELTRPPGADSQPIAASGGMMIFEPEPSAEDAASLTVVGDSDQSIYAFRGADIRNISEFERDYTGAKVVMLEQNYRSTQNILSAANAVISHNFDRKDKKLWTDVGAGEKIIGFTGYSQHDEAQFVADEVDTLRRGGIDYSQMAVFYRTNSQSRALEEIFIRSAVPYKIMGGTKFYERAEIKDALAYLVAVSNPADEMAMRRIINRPRRGIGDVTIETISRYAQDQQITFRDALANSSALSVGPKIQTAIAHLDSVLAQATDLMLPASGELAPPTAVAEGLQLLLGKTGYTDALRASRDPQDEARVENLDELVAVAREFARNNPEGTVIDFLAEVALVSDADDLEDASGSVSLMTMHTAKGLEYDAVFVTGVEEDLIPHRISAGEPGGPQEERRLFYVGITRARKRLYLSLAMTRAQFGEVTVAMPSRFLQEIPPELLHWRQSPGDVNSRGGTQPRALNARRPGGGFGPSTGSGTGSRYGDDLVPKSTSIEKFANRIPAKVRDNGDLELAPGDRIRHDDFGEGRVDAVTGEGAKRIAHIRFDKVGAKKLLIKIAPIEKL; translated from the coding sequence ATGACCGACGCCCAAACGCCCATCATCGTCGGCCGAGATCGCGGACCCCAGCCCAGCCTCGGTGCCGGCTCGACCGCACCAGCGGCTGGCCCGCGCCCTGACGAGGATCTGCTCGCCGGCCTCAACCAGCCGCAGCGTGAGGCCGTCACCTACCGAGGGCAGGCGCTGCTCATCGTGGCCGGCGCCGGCTCGGGCAAGACGAGTGTGCTCACTCGGCGCATCGCGAGCCTGCTGCGCAACAAAGAGGCCTGGCCGAGCCAGATCCTCGCGATCACGTTCACCAACAAGGCGGCCGGCGAGATGCGCGAGCGCGTCCAGCAGCTGGTCGGCGACAGCTCCCAGGGCATGTGGATCTCGACCTTCCACTCCGCATGCGTGCGCATCCTGCGTCGCGAGGCCGAGCAGTTCGGTTTCACGCGGTCGTTCACGATCTACGACTCCGGCGACTCCCGGGCGCTCATCAAGCGACTCGTGAAAGAGCACGAAGCGGATGCCTATGGCTTGACTCCCGCGGCGACGCAGGGCCGTATCTCCAAGCTCAAGAACGAGCTTGCCGATGCCGAGTCCTACGCCCGTCAGGCGAACATGAGCGACCCCGCCGAGCGGGTGTTCGTCGACGTGTTCAACGACTATCAGCGCGAGCTGCAGCGGGCGAACGCCTTCGACTTCGACGACCTCATCGGGCAGACGGTGTATCTGTTCCGCGCGTTCCCGCAGGTCGCGGATGTCTACCGCCGACGATTCCGCCACATCCTCGTCGACGAGTACCAGGACACCAATCACGCCCAGTACGCGCTCATCCACGAGCTGACGCGGCCGCCGGGCGCCGACTCTCAGCCGATCGCAGCGTCGGGCGGCATGATGATCTTCGAGCCGGAGCCGTCGGCCGAGGATGCGGCATCCCTCACCGTCGTCGGCGACTCCGACCAGTCGATCTACGCCTTCCGTGGCGCCGACATCCGCAACATCAGCGAGTTCGAGCGCGACTACACGGGCGCGAAGGTCGTCATGCTCGAGCAGAACTATCGCTCGACCCAGAACATCCTGAGCGCCGCCAACGCGGTGATCAGCCACAACTTCGACCGCAAAGACAAGAAGCTGTGGACGGATGTCGGCGCCGGCGAAAAGATCATCGGCTTCACCGGCTATTCGCAGCACGACGAGGCGCAGTTCGTCGCCGACGAGGTCGACACGCTGCGTCGCGGCGGAATCGACTACTCGCAGATGGCGGTGTTCTATCGCACCAACTCGCAGTCCCGTGCACTGGAAGAGATCTTCATCCGCTCGGCCGTGCCCTACAAGATCATGGGCGGCACCAAGTTCTACGAGCGCGCCGAGATCAAGGATGCGCTGGCCTACCTCGTCGCCGTCTCCAATCCCGCTGACGAGATGGCGATGCGGCGCATCATCAACAGGCCTCGTCGCGGCATCGGCGACGTGACGATCGAGACGATCTCGCGATACGCGCAGGATCAGCAGATCACCTTCCGCGATGCCCTCGCGAACTCTTCGGCGCTCAGCGTCGGCCCCAAGATCCAGACGGCGATCGCACACCTCGACTCCGTGCTGGCTCAGGCGACCGACCTGATGCTGCCCGCGTCGGGCGAGCTGGCGCCACCCACCGCGGTCGCGGAGGGACTCCAGCTGCTGCTCGGCAAGACCGGGTACACAGACGCGCTGCGCGCGAGCCGAGACCCGCAGGACGAGGCTCGCGTCGAGAACCTCGACGAGCTCGTCGCGGTCGCGCGAGAGTTCGCGCGCAACAACCCCGAGGGAACCGTGATCGACTTCCTCGCCGAAGTGGCGCTCGTGTCGGATGCCGACGACCTCGAGGACGCGTCCGGCTCGGTGTCGCTCATGACGATGCACACCGCGAAGGGGCTCGAGTACGACGCGGTCTTCGTCACCGGTGTCGAGGAGGACCTCATCCCGCACCGGATCTCGGCGGGCGAGCCGGGCGGCCCGCAGGAGGAGCGGCGACTCTTCTACGTGGGCATAACGCGCGCACGCAAGCGCCTGTACCTCTCTCTCGCGATGACCCGCGCCCAGTTCGGCGAGGTGACCGTCGCGATGCCGAGCCGGTTCCTGCAGGAGATCCCGCCCGAGCTGCTGCACTGGCGGCAGTCGCCCGGCGACGTGAACTCGCGCGGCGGAACGCAGCCCAGGGCCCTCAACGCGCGGCGCCCCGGCGGAGGGTTCGGCCCTTCGACGGGCTCAGGGACCGGGAGCAGGTACGGCGACGACCTCGTGCCGAAGTCCACATCGATCGAGAAGTTCGCCAACCGCATTCCCGCGAAGGTGCGCGACAACGGCGACCTCGAGCTCGCGCCGGGCGACCGCATCCGTCACGACGACTTCGGCGAGGGACGAGTGGATGCCGTCACCGGCGAGGGCGCGAAGCGCATTGCGCACATCCGCTTCGACAAGGTGGGGGCGAAGAAGCTCCTGATCAAGATCGCGCCGATCGAGAAGCTATAG
- a CDS encoding carboxypeptidase regulatory-like domain-containing protein: protein MPRVLRGASARLVGGLLAAILVATGAAVVSVPAHAEDQVDVVSTSSGAITGTVSDESGERVADVGVTAVAVDAPDSEGSSPSWAGVTDENGDYSLSGLPAGDFKVEFTTDGTAGLIGEWWDDAPDFDSASAILLTDGELRTDVDAVLAAAIPPVVQSAVPTVVGTLIVGETLTAVPGSWTDGATFTYQWLVDGAAVLDANQATFLIAPAYAGKSIAVSVTGSLDGFSPFTQPSASTPKVATAGTPRVTGIARVGATLTAVPGTWTASTVFAYQWLADGDAITGATKSSFVPTSAQDSKAITVRVTGMKSRYATVAKTSAPTLKVMRFSKPVVSGSPGVGFVLAAKPGAWSADTTFTYQWFANGVAIKNATKSTFTPASTQRDKQIAVKVTGGKAGTTSVAVTSAPTARVAAASTPSISGTVVVGGTLAVKPGTWTAGTTFSYRWYANGSAISGATRSTVVLTSAQRDTQITVTVTGKKSGYGTLAKTSAKSLRVALTAAPSISGFLVVGSTLSARTGTWTPGTAFTYQWFANGAAISGATHSTLKLTSSQAGKSVTVRVTGKKSGYQTISRNSAATGAVAYPSRTTPVDSWTCPSWAPIKGNASSMIYHMPGQSFYTRTKPEECFSTEGAAQAAGYRKAKV from the coding sequence ATGCCACGTGTTCTTCGCGGTGCGTCCGCGCGCCTTGTCGGCGGTCTGCTCGCTGCCATCCTCGTCGCGACGGGAGCCGCGGTCGTGAGCGTTCCGGCTCACGCCGAGGACCAGGTCGACGTGGTGTCTACGAGCTCCGGGGCCATCACCGGGACCGTGAGTGACGAGTCCGGTGAGCGCGTCGCCGACGTCGGCGTGACGGCGGTCGCCGTCGATGCGCCCGACTCGGAGGGCAGCTCGCCCTCGTGGGCCGGCGTCACGGATGAGAACGGCGACTACAGCCTGAGCGGACTGCCCGCGGGTGACTTCAAGGTCGAGTTCACCACCGACGGCACCGCGGGCCTCATCGGAGAGTGGTGGGATGACGCTCCCGACTTCGACAGCGCGTCCGCCATCTTGCTGACCGACGGCGAGCTGCGGACCGACGTCGATGCGGTCCTCGCAGCGGCGATTCCGCCGGTGGTCCAGTCCGCGGTTCCCACGGTGGTCGGGACACTGATCGTCGGCGAGACGCTGACGGCCGTGCCCGGATCATGGACAGACGGAGCGACATTCACCTACCAGTGGCTCGTCGACGGCGCGGCGGTGCTCGATGCGAACCAGGCGACGTTCCTCATCGCACCGGCGTATGCCGGCAAATCGATTGCCGTGTCCGTCACCGGATCGCTGGATGGCTTCAGCCCCTTCACCCAGCCCTCCGCCTCCACGCCCAAGGTCGCGACGGCCGGAACGCCCAGAGTGACGGGCATCGCCCGTGTCGGCGCGACGCTGACTGCGGTACCCGGGACATGGACCGCCTCCACGGTCTTCGCGTACCAGTGGCTCGCTGACGGTGACGCGATCACCGGCGCGACCAAGTCCAGCTTCGTCCCCACATCCGCACAGGACTCCAAGGCGATCACGGTACGAGTGACGGGCATGAAGTCCCGCTACGCGACCGTCGCGAAGACCTCGGCGCCGACACTCAAGGTCATGCGATTCAGCAAGCCGGTCGTCTCGGGCTCACCGGGTGTCGGGTTCGTCCTCGCCGCGAAGCCGGGCGCCTGGTCGGCAGACACGACTTTCACTTACCAATGGTTCGCCAACGGTGTCGCGATCAAGAACGCGACCAAATCGACCTTCACGCCTGCTTCCACCCAGCGCGACAAGCAGATCGCCGTCAAGGTGACCGGCGGCAAGGCGGGAACCACCTCGGTGGCTGTGACCTCGGCACCGACGGCGCGGGTAGCCGCAGCATCGACGCCGTCGATCTCGGGCACCGTCGTGGTCGGTGGCACCCTGGCCGTCAAGCCGGGCACCTGGACTGCGGGAACGACATTCTCCTACCGCTGGTATGCGAATGGTTCGGCGATCTCCGGCGCAACACGCTCGACCGTCGTGCTCACGTCGGCCCAGCGCGACACGCAGATCACGGTGACCGTGACCGGGAAGAAGAGCGGCTACGGCACGCTCGCCAAGACCTCGGCGAAGTCGCTGCGAGTCGCACTGACGGCGGCACCGAGCATCTCGGGCTTTCTGGTCGTCGGCTCGACGCTCTCTGCACGTACCGGAACGTGGACACCCGGAACCGCATTCACGTACCAGTGGTTCGCCAACGGGGCCGCGATCTCGGGAGCGACCCACTCGACGCTGAAGCTCACGAGCTCGCAGGCGGGCAAGTCGGTCACGGTCCGCGTGACGGGCAAGAAGAGCGGCTACCAGACGATCTCGCGGAACTCTGCGGCGACCGGGGCAGTGGCATACCCGTCTCGAACCACGCCGGTCGACAGCTGGACCTGCCCGTCGTGGGCGCCGATCAAGGGCAACGCGAGTTCGATGATCTATCACATGCCCGGTCAGAGCTTCTACACCCGCACCAAGCCCGAGGAATGCTTCTCGACCGAGGGAGCAGCGCAGGCTGCAGGCTATCGCAAGGCCAAGGTCTAG
- a CDS encoding SseB family protein, which produces MALFSRRPKADRQQSVPAGVPDAADVAEPALTEQTPDAAIPAADETPEPAPEPQVAAEPAASVDISMSSFRGLGSHAPVEPAVEPSRTRAAGRSVAPPPTETIPGMRDNVLVHEALASLSDPPSPQELLDVARQLLQGHLFLRVKGDARELLAAGKDLPLAVVSLGDRNFVLAYSSGAALQASVRADGDVDTSAMAQPILTILRHVLGGPYHGIVLDQSSAPARASLPREILERIVDKADEALTVKTLLAEQRTAETAAAVAEALTRVPLWVAVGGPAGERPGIAEARAPDGSRYLEVYSHPLEVVVMGRSDQAAPLSAAQLAGALRSDEGLSGVLVDPRGPWIRLSRDELAPLLAS; this is translated from the coding sequence ATGGCCCTCTTCTCTCGGCGCCCGAAGGCCGATCGTCAGCAATCCGTCCCCGCTGGCGTACCGGATGCCGCGGACGTCGCCGAACCGGCGCTCACCGAGCAGACTCCGGACGCGGCCATCCCGGCGGCGGACGAGACGCCGGAACCGGCACCGGAACCGCAGGTCGCAGCCGAGCCCGCGGCATCCGTCGACATCTCGATGTCGTCGTTCCGCGGCCTCGGTTCGCATGCGCCGGTCGAGCCAGCCGTCGAGCCGTCTCGGACCCGCGCGGCCGGTCGATCGGTCGCACCCCCGCCGACCGAGACGATCCCCGGTATGCGCGACAACGTGCTGGTTCACGAGGCCCTCGCGAGTCTGAGCGACCCGCCGTCGCCACAGGAGCTGTTGGATGTCGCGCGGCAGCTGCTGCAGGGGCACCTTTTCCTCCGGGTGAAGGGCGATGCGCGGGAGCTGCTCGCGGCAGGCAAGGACCTGCCGCTCGCGGTCGTGTCACTCGGCGACCGCAACTTCGTTCTCGCTTACAGCAGCGGCGCCGCGCTGCAGGCGAGTGTAAGAGCAGACGGCGACGTCGACACTTCGGCTATGGCTCAGCCGATCCTCACCATCCTCCGCCATGTGCTCGGCGGGCCGTATCACGGCATCGTCCTAGATCAGTCATCCGCTCCGGCTCGCGCGTCGCTGCCGCGCGAGATTCTCGAGCGGATCGTGGACAAGGCGGATGAAGCGCTCACGGTGAAGACGCTCCTTGCCGAGCAGAGAACGGCTGAGACGGCCGCGGCAGTGGCCGAGGCACTCACCCGGGTGCCGCTCTGGGTGGCGGTGGGCGGGCCCGCGGGCGAACGCCCCGGAATCGCCGAAGCCCGAGCCCCTGACGGGTCACGCTACCTCGAGGTGTACTCCCATCCGCTCGAGGTCGTGGTCATGGGCCGCTCCGATCAGGCTGCGCCGCTGAGCGCCGCTCAGCTCGCCGGAGCGCTGCGCAGTGATGAGGGTCTTTCCGGAGTCCTG